One Echinicola strongylocentroti DNA window includes the following coding sequences:
- a CDS encoding RagB/SusD family nutrient uptake outer membrane protein — MKKIYITLTCLVGLLTSCNDEFMDRYPLDEITDENFWKTEQDLELYCNSFYTEYITGFGTGWGTSTVAPYGYNEAIAYGDVITDNAAPEAYSKVAADQYNTYVGGGSGSSGWSWENIRDLNYFLGNYQRGDVAEEVRNIYLGEVLFFKAWDYFKKVKTFGDVPWITHALETNSPELYAPRDSREVVMDSVMRILNQSIELLPTKGEEKADRLNKDIALHLKSRIGLYEGTYRKYHPELGLDGTAFLTASVEAAEQLMTGGYSLYSTGNPSTDYNDLFATYSYDGNPEVILWREYSADLTYGVAFSRYYAQNLRHRHGATRNLVDEYLCEDGLPLSQSPLFMGKDSIQSEMMNRDPRLPQTVANFGTYNLQDGVQGANNAPFPNIPGLTGNKCPTGYRVAKWFLNDPADWDRVTNGMQAALVFRYAEVLLNYAEAKYELGGMDQAVLDNSVNIIRARVDMPPLMLGSIPSDPMLDGNYATYCDYVPEAVLREIRRERRVELAFESFRWDDLMRWKAGKFLEIPVEGIKFVQEQFPNVIVDKDVFLSEEGYLLPYYQTLPDGRAFDEEKQYLFPIPIEDLVLNSNLEQNPGWESN; from the coding sequence ATGAAAAAAATATATATCACACTAACTTGTCTTGTGGGACTTCTTACCAGTTGCAATGACGAATTTATGGATCGTTACCCACTAGATGAGATTACCGATGAGAATTTCTGGAAAACTGAACAAGACCTGGAACTGTACTGTAACAGTTTTTATACGGAGTATATTACTGGCTTTGGCACCGGGTGGGGGACGAGCACGGTCGCTCCATATGGGTACAATGAGGCCATTGCCTATGGGGATGTCATTACTGATAATGCAGCTCCCGAAGCGTATTCCAAAGTGGCTGCTGACCAATACAATACCTATGTTGGTGGTGGTAGTGGTAGTAGTGGATGGAGCTGGGAAAATATCCGTGATCTCAATTATTTCTTAGGTAATTACCAACGAGGGGATGTGGCAGAGGAAGTTAGAAATATTTATCTAGGAGAGGTGTTGTTTTTCAAAGCATGGGATTATTTCAAGAAAGTAAAAACTTTCGGGGATGTGCCATGGATCACTCATGCATTGGAAACAAACTCTCCCGAGCTTTACGCTCCCCGAGATTCCAGGGAAGTGGTGATGGATTCGGTAATGCGCATATTAAACCAGTCCATTGAACTCCTTCCTACAAAGGGCGAAGAAAAAGCCGACAGGTTAAATAAGGATATTGCCTTGCACCTTAAGTCCAGAATAGGTCTCTATGAGGGGACATATCGAAAATACCATCCAGAACTTGGGCTGGACGGGACAGCGTTTTTAACCGCATCGGTTGAAGCAGCAGAACAGTTGATGACTGGTGGGTATAGCCTATACAGTACAGGAAATCCTTCTACAGATTATAATGATCTCTTCGCTACTTATAGTTATGATGGTAATCCAGAGGTGATTTTATGGAGGGAGTATTCGGCAGATCTTACGTATGGAGTGGCATTTAGTAGATACTACGCCCAAAACCTGCGCCATCGTCACGGTGCCACCCGTAACCTTGTCGATGAATACCTTTGTGAAGATGGCCTGCCCCTTTCCCAAAGTCCACTATTTATGGGTAAAGATTCCATCCAATCAGAAATGATGAACAGAGACCCAAGACTTCCTCAGACAGTGGCAAATTTCGGAACCTATAACTTGCAAGATGGTGTACAGGGGGCAAATAATGCCCCATTTCCCAATATTCCTGGATTGACGGGTAATAAGTGTCCAACAGGATATCGAGTGGCAAAGTGGTTTTTGAATGATCCCGCAGATTGGGACCGTGTGACCAATGGAATGCAAGCTGCTCTGGTGTTTCGATATGCAGAGGTGTTGTTAAATTATGCTGAGGCCAAGTATGAACTAGGGGGAATGGACCAAGCTGTGCTGGACAATTCTGTTAACATTATTCGGGCAAGGGTGGATATGCCGCCTTTGATGTTGGGCAGCATTCCTTCAGATCCAATGCTGGATGGTAATTATGCTACTTACTGTGATTATGTCCCCGAAGCAGTGCTGAGGGAGATTCGGCGGGAAAGGCGTGTTGAGCTGGCCTTTGAGAGTTTTAGGTGGGATGATCTTATGAGATGGAAAGCGGGTAAATTCCTGGAAATCCCCGTTGAGGGAATCAAGTTTGTCCAAGAACAGTTTCCTAATGTCATCGTGGACAAAGACGTGTTTTTAAGTGAAGAAGGCTACCTCTTGCCTTATTATCAAACTCTTCCTGACGGTAGGGCCTTTGATGAAGAGAAACAGTATCTATTTCCCATCCCGATTGAAGATTTGGTGCTTAACTCCAATTTGGAGCAAAACCCCGGGTGGGAATCCAACTAG
- a CDS encoding alpha-L-fucosidase — MNKLLIRVVLPLLLIGAVWAPLKAQTPENTPRNSLTLKHGAHRLGKRTDPMMERWRNYGLGQFIHWGLYAIPGGHWNGAYYGGAAEWIRAWKGMPNEQYDNLYKEFDPAEFDPKAWAEQAKDMGAKYMIITTKHHDGFCLWPSEFTDYDVTNTPYGNDIIGPLVEAYDAVGIDVYLYFSVMDWNHPGYRSKLETINDKEAYEEFKEFTRNQLLELLERYPTTKGLWFDGTWDAAWKEQADFADNLATEMREMIPGLIIGSRFRPDDYGNRHFDSNGDLMGDYEQGWERKLPETYEETKGNDWDCVMTVPENQWGYHSDWRGHVKTSYELIEMLVKSVSLDGNFVMNFGPNGQGEIRQEETQLAKEIGEWMDKNNEAIYGCGYLDWEKQDWGYYTKDRQTGKIYMIVFNRPLNGALKIKTPDKVSLDKVYSLKDSSQSFVPEEIHKNEFFIHYPFSEHIDSPIVIVIEPSSNEIDQNNSYQKAKT, encoded by the coding sequence ATGAATAAGCTACTAATTAGGGTCGTATTGCCACTATTGCTAATAGGGGCAGTATGGGCACCACTAAAAGCACAAACGCCAGAAAATACTCCCAGAAACTCTCTAACATTAAAACATGGGGCGCACCGATTGGGCAAGAGAACCGATCCAATGATGGAGCGTTGGCGGAATTATGGCCTCGGTCAGTTTATCCATTGGGGTCTTTATGCCATTCCTGGCGGTCACTGGAACGGAGCGTATTATGGTGGTGCCGCTGAGTGGATCCGAGCTTGGAAAGGAATGCCCAATGAGCAATACGATAATCTGTATAAAGAATTTGATCCTGCGGAATTTGATCCTAAAGCCTGGGCGGAGCAAGCCAAGGACATGGGAGCAAAGTACATGATCATTACCACAAAACATCATGATGGTTTTTGCCTTTGGCCAAGTGAATTTACAGATTATGACGTGACCAATACCCCGTATGGTAATGATATCATAGGCCCTTTGGTAGAGGCGTATGATGCCGTGGGCATTGATGTTTACCTCTATTTTTCGGTGATGGATTGGAACCATCCAGGTTACCGTAGTAAGCTGGAAACTATCAATGATAAAGAGGCCTACGAAGAATTTAAAGAGTTTACCAGAAACCAGTTGCTGGAACTTTTGGAGCGGTATCCCACGACCAAAGGATTATGGTTTGATGGTACTTGGGATGCAGCGTGGAAAGAACAGGCGGACTTTGCAGATAACTTGGCTACAGAGATGCGTGAAATGATCCCAGGCCTGATTATTGGAAGTCGCTTTAGGCCAGATGATTACGGCAATCGACATTTTGACAGTAATGGTGACCTGATGGGGGATTATGAGCAAGGCTGGGAACGAAAACTACCTGAAACATACGAAGAAACCAAAGGGAATGACTGGGACTGTGTCATGACCGTGCCCGAAAACCAATGGGGATATCATTCTGACTGGAGGGGACATGTGAAGACTAGCTATGAATTGATTGAGATGTTGGTAAAGTCGGTATCCTTGGATGGTAATTTTGTGATGAATTTTGGACCAAATGGTCAAGGTGAAATCCGTCAAGAAGAAACGCAGCTTGCTAAAGAAATTGGCGAATGGATGGACAAAAACAATGAGGCGATCTATGGTTGTGGCTACCTAGATTGGGAAAAGCAGGATTGGGGGTATTACACTAAAGATAGACAAACGGGTAAAATCTACATGATCGTATTTAATAGGCCGTTAAACGGTGCTTTGAAAATTAAAACGCCAGATAAGGTTAGCCTAGACAAAGTCTATAGCTTAAAAGACTCAAGTCAATCATTTGTCCCTGAAGAAATCCACAAAAATGAGTTCTTTATTCATTATCCATTTAGTGAACATATAGACTCTCCAATTGTGATTGTAATCGAACCTTCATCTAATGAAATAGATCAAAATAATAGTTATCAAAAAGCTAAAACGTGA
- a CDS encoding RNA polymerase sigma factor: MKKTQNTNSDYKAEFPMLLMKHSKIMIVYADKSDFEVWSSFKNGDETAFNYIYRKHAAELYNYGMQVCQQNEWVLDCLQAMFVDVRRKRMRLGDVHSIKGYLFTVFHRELFKLIRKKRKDEFVSLENSTDQFLIEASHETKLIDQELVGERKKELEEALNQLTKRERQAILLLYQEELSYREIADLMAFKEVKTARSLVYKAMAKLKEIVNVNGCLK, from the coding sequence ATGAAAAAGACCCAAAATACAAACAGTGACTATAAAGCTGAATTTCCTATGCTCCTAATGAAGCACAGCAAGATCATGATTGTTTACGCTGATAAAAGTGATTTTGAGGTGTGGAGCTCGTTCAAAAACGGTGATGAAACTGCCTTTAACTATATATACCGGAAGCATGCTGCAGAGTTATACAATTACGGCATGCAGGTATGCCAACAAAATGAATGGGTGTTGGATTGTTTGCAGGCCATGTTTGTGGACGTAAGAAGAAAGCGAATGCGGTTGGGGGATGTCCATAGTATTAAGGGGTACCTGTTTACCGTCTTTCATCGGGAGCTGTTCAAACTTATCAGGAAAAAAAGAAAAGATGAGTTTGTGTCTCTTGAAAACAGCACTGATCAGTTCTTGATAGAGGCTTCCCACGAGACCAAATTAATCGATCAGGAACTGGTAGGTGAAAGAAAAAAGGAACTGGAGGAAGCCCTCAACCAATTGACCAAAAGGGAAAGACAGGCAATTCTCCTGTTATATCAGGAAGAGCTGAGTTACCGGGAAATTGCCGACTTGATGGCTTTTAAGGAAGTAAAAACTGCCAGATCATTGGTTTATAAGGCCATGGCAAAACTGAAAGAAATAGTTAATGTCAACGGATGCTTGAAATGA
- a CDS encoding FecR family protein encodes MSKSLQVYMKYSQFDIEDFLNDEFFIRWVKKPSDETDHFWLKWIAEHPDKIHLIQKAREVILFVDYKDSYCLSDKTYTDLYESIISETPPKSSKPTLHIRWRGWHKVAAILLVTFSSVYCFKFYLEDREATSLSQDEVVVKYNPAGQKSSFRLPDGTVVYLNAKSKLSYPVTFSGDVRKVTMEGEAYFEVKKDNARPFVVDLGEEKVRVTGTSFNLCSFKGFLSVALVEGGVTYVSQKGDMEQLQPNEMLTKVPHGAVSKRQFDPLEICGWKDNYLIFKDDPFDKVVMKLERWYGVKISSKLTLNADWSYSGTYHDKSLEYVLEGIGIASEFAYAIEGKNVTIYNPKQQ; translated from the coding sequence ATGAGCAAATCCTTACAAGTGTATATGAAGTACAGCCAATTCGATATTGAGGATTTTCTGAATGATGAGTTTTTTATCAGGTGGGTCAAAAAACCTAGCGATGAAACTGATCATTTTTGGTTAAAATGGATTGCTGAGCATCCTGACAAAATTCACCTTATCCAAAAAGCAAGGGAGGTGATACTTTTTGTGGATTATAAGGACAGCTATTGCCTTTCCGATAAGACGTATACAGATCTTTATGAAAGTATTATTTCGGAAACACCACCTAAAAGTTCAAAACCCACCTTGCACATTAGGTGGAGAGGATGGCATAAAGTGGCAGCTATACTACTGGTGACTTTTTCCAGTGTCTATTGTTTTAAATTCTACTTAGAAGACCGAGAGGCTACTTCATTGTCCCAAGATGAAGTGGTGGTCAAGTATAATCCCGCAGGTCAAAAATCCAGTTTTAGGTTGCCAGATGGTACGGTGGTCTATCTTAATGCCAAAAGTAAGTTGTCCTATCCGGTGACCTTTTCGGGTGATGTAAGAAAGGTGACGATGGAGGGAGAGGCTTATTTTGAGGTGAAAAAAGATAATGCCAGGCCATTTGTTGTCGATCTGGGGGAAGAAAAGGTCAGGGTGACGGGAACATCCTTCAACCTCTGCAGTTTTAAAGGATTTTTGTCCGTGGCCCTGGTAGAAGGTGGCGTCACTTATGTCTCCCAAAAAGGTGATATGGAGCAGCTGCAACCTAATGAAATGTTGACCAAAGTGCCTCATGGCGCCGTATCCAAGAGGCAATTTGACCCACTGGAAATATGCGGCTGGAAAGATAACTACCTCATCTTTAAAGATGATCCTTTCGATAAGGTGGTCATGAAACTGGAGCGATGGTACGGGGTCAAGATTAGCTCCAAACTTACACTAAATGCAGACTGGTCCTACTCGGGAACCTACCACGACAAATCATTGGAATATGTCCTTGAAGGAATTGGCATAGCATCAGAGTTTGCCTATGCCATAGAAGGAAAAAACGTCACAATTTATAACCCAAAACAACAATAA
- a CDS encoding SusC/RagA family TonB-linked outer membrane protein, which yields MEKTILRQIIMLSRYFVGAFIFQLFFTAVLMANTGNAQFKRLDEVEVTIQVESTGLAQIITELEEQTGFQFSYNKGKVSFKDVQLDIDRKGAPLVDVLKEISQKTTLKFVRVDNAIHITRKRSGDMAVEEVALSKEVVKITGKVVSDTDGMPIPGVTVRIEGTTRGTVTNVDGEYTIDVNEGETLVFSFVGFVEQTITVGSQNTIDISLEEDLQSLDEVVVVGYAEQKKETIVGAVTQTDGEVLKRTGGVSNVGQALTGNLPGVITTSSVGTPGEEMPQIVIRGQNSWNGNSPLILVDGVERPEFFANMDINSVESISVLKDASATAVFGSRGANGVIIVTTKRGRVGKAEITANISTTMKSVSKLPGKLDSYDAIGVRNQAIERELSLSPNSWDEMIPQAMREKYRFPANLEEMERYPNVDWQDVVFKDQAMAYNANVGVRGGTDFVKYFTSIDYQYEGDLFRKFETGRGYQAGFNFNRINFRSNLDFQLTPTTKLGVNLGGTYGVRQSPWAYDFPESYWNSAYRSPPDVFLPRYADGAYGTYIPDDYAVTNSLLNLAISGINYITTTRLSTNFVLQQDLDMITEGLNFKGTLAVDNSFQEANKGINDLYNSPNTKWINPFTGETTFTNILDPNTRFDYAEAITWQDQAGEVDNNASQRRLFYQLQLNYAKSIEGNHNFSLMGLLNRQEDASGSVIPSYREDWVFRTTYDYKNKYMIEYNGAYNGSEKFSPENRFAFFSSGGLGWNISEENFMKNLTFVDRLKLRASYGEVGDDNIGGRFLFMDQWAYGSTSQMGVIGQAGEDSPYTWFRQNAVGNPNVHWETVYKYNAGLEFGFLNGLISGSVDWFRDNRVDILMGSGRSVPSYYGATAPAANLGRVETEGYELTIGLNHTFGSGIRLWGDFSMTHAIDQVLDRDDPELRPDYQKNAGYQLGQYRNHISAGYYNTWDELYGSPQHNTNDMAKLPGNYYIVDFNGDGVVDSFDAAPYGFSGVPQNTYSTNLGIEWKGLSLYVQFYGVNNVTRDVSLSSLGGGLNLVYDEGTYWSKENTSADSPLPRWRSQPASYNYGPRYLYDGSYLRLKNAEIAYNFQSDWVRNMGMSNMRLYINGNNLLLWTDMPDDRESNFGGPSWQGAYPTVRRINLGLNVTF from the coding sequence ATGGAAAAAACAATACTAAGGCAAATCATTATGCTTTCCAGATATTTTGTGGGTGCTTTTATCTTTCAGTTGTTCTTTACGGCTGTATTGATGGCAAACACAGGGAATGCCCAGTTCAAGCGGTTGGATGAGGTAGAGGTGACCATTCAGGTGGAATCCACAGGCCTTGCCCAGATCATAACCGAACTGGAAGAGCAGACTGGCTTTCAGTTTAGCTATAACAAGGGGAAAGTCTCCTTTAAGGATGTACAATTGGATATTGACCGAAAAGGGGCGCCTCTAGTCGATGTCCTTAAGGAAATTAGCCAAAAAACAACACTCAAATTTGTGAGAGTGGATAATGCGATCCATATCACCAGAAAAAGGTCCGGTGATATGGCCGTTGAGGAAGTAGCGCTATCCAAGGAAGTCGTGAAAATTACGGGAAAAGTAGTCTCCGACACCGATGGTATGCCTATTCCAGGCGTGACAGTCCGCATAGAAGGGACTACCCGCGGTACCGTGACCAATGTGGATGGAGAATATACCATTGATGTCAACGAAGGAGAAACCCTCGTATTTAGCTTTGTGGGGTTTGTCGAACAGACCATAACTGTTGGTTCCCAAAATACCATTGATATTTCTTTGGAAGAAGACCTTCAATCCTTGGACGAGGTGGTCGTAGTGGGCTATGCCGAGCAGAAAAAGGAAACCATAGTAGGTGCGGTAACCCAAACCGATGGAGAGGTGCTCAAGCGCACTGGTGGGGTGTCCAATGTAGGACAGGCCCTGACTGGTAATTTGCCTGGGGTGATCACTACTTCCAGTGTGGGTACACCGGGAGAGGAAATGCCCCAGATCGTCATTCGGGGCCAAAACAGCTGGAATGGAAATTCCCCTTTGATTCTGGTGGACGGAGTGGAGCGTCCGGAGTTCTTTGCCAATATGGACATCAATTCCGTGGAATCTATCTCTGTACTGAAAGATGCCTCGGCTACAGCAGTATTTGGATCCAGGGGTGCCAACGGCGTGATCATCGTAACCACCAAACGGGGTCGCGTAGGCAAGGCGGAAATCACTGCCAATATCAGCACCACCATGAAGTCGGTTTCCAAATTGCCCGGAAAGCTGGATTCCTATGACGCGATAGGCGTAAGAAATCAGGCCATCGAACGTGAACTCTCCCTGAGTCCAAACAGCTGGGATGAGATGATCCCACAGGCCATGCGGGAGAAGTACCGGTTTCCTGCCAACCTGGAGGAAATGGAGCGATATCCAAACGTGGATTGGCAGGATGTGGTCTTCAAGGACCAAGCCATGGCCTATAATGCCAATGTGGGCGTAAGAGGAGGAACGGATTTCGTCAAATATTTTACCAGTATCGATTACCAGTACGAAGGTGATCTGTTTCGGAAATTTGAAACTGGAAGGGGCTACCAGGCTGGATTTAACTTCAACAGGATCAATTTTAGGAGTAACCTTGATTTTCAGTTGACACCAACTACCAAATTGGGAGTTAACCTCGGCGGGACTTATGGCGTTCGCCAATCTCCTTGGGCCTATGATTTTCCAGAAAGTTACTGGAATTCGGCCTATAGAAGTCCTCCCGATGTTTTTTTACCCCGGTACGCTGATGGGGCATATGGGACTTATATTCCTGATGATTATGCGGTCACCAACTCCTTGTTGAATTTGGCTATCAGTGGTATCAATTATATTACCACGACAAGGCTTTCTACCAATTTTGTGCTCCAACAAGACCTGGATATGATCACTGAAGGGCTAAACTTTAAAGGAACCCTGGCGGTAGATAATTCTTTTCAGGAAGCCAATAAGGGGATAAATGACCTTTATAACAGCCCCAATACTAAGTGGATCAATCCTTTTACGGGAGAAACTACTTTCACAAATATACTGGATCCCAATACCCGTTTTGATTATGCGGAGGCGATTACATGGCAGGACCAAGCTGGGGAAGTGGACAATAATGCATCTCAAAGAAGGCTTTTCTATCAACTACAATTGAACTATGCGAAAAGCATTGAAGGAAACCATAATTTCTCCCTGATGGGACTGCTGAACAGGCAGGAGGATGCCAGCGGAAGTGTCATTCCTAGTTACCGGGAAGATTGGGTGTTCAGGACCACTTATGATTATAAAAATAAGTACATGATCGAGTATAACGGTGCTTACAACGGCTCTGAGAAGTTCTCTCCCGAAAATCGTTTTGCCTTTTTCTCCTCTGGGGGATTGGGTTGGAATATTTCCGAAGAGAACTTTATGAAAAACCTGACCTTTGTAGACCGGTTAAAGTTACGGGCTTCTTATGGAGAAGTAGGGGATGACAATATCGGTGGACGCTTCCTATTTATGGATCAGTGGGCCTACGGGAGCACTTCCCAAATGGGGGTGATTGGTCAAGCGGGAGAAGACAGCCCCTATACTTGGTTCAGACAGAACGCAGTAGGTAACCCCAATGTGCATTGGGAGACGGTTTATAAATACAATGCAGGGTTGGAGTTTGGATTTTTGAATGGACTGATCAGCGGTAGCGTGGATTGGTTCAGGGACAATAGGGTGGATATCTTAATGGGTAGCGGACGTTCGGTACCCAGTTATTATGGTGCCACGGCCCCAGCGGCCAATTTGGGAAGAGTGGAAACCGAAGGGTATGAACTGACCATCGGTCTTAACCATACCTTTGGCAGTGGAATTCGACTTTGGGGAGATTTTTCCATGACCCATGCCATCGACCAAGTCCTTGATCGGGATGATCCCGAACTACGTCCTGATTATCAGAAGAATGCAGGTTATCAATTAGGGCAATATAGGAACCATATCAGTGCGGGCTATTACAATACTTGGGACGAACTATATGGCAGTCCCCAGCACAACACCAATGATATGGCCAAATTGCCGGGGAACTATTATATCGTAGATTTTAACGGTGATGGTGTTGTAGATTCTTTTGATGCTGCTCCCTATGGCTTTTCTGGCGTTCCCCAAAACACGTATAGCACCAACTTGGGGATAGAATGGAAAGGCCTGAGCCTGTACGTACAGTTTTACGGCGTGAACAACGTGACGCGGGACGTCTCACTCAGCAGTTTGGGCGGAGGCTTGAACCTGGTTTATGACGAGGGGACCTATTGGTCCAAGGAGAATACGTCCGCTGATTCACCTCTACCGCGATGGAGGTCACAGCCTGCCAGTTATAATTATGGCCCAAGGTACCTCTACGATGGTTCTTATCTCCGGCTAAAGAATGCTGAAATCGCTTATAATTTCCAGTCGGACTGGGTGAGAAATATGGGAATGAGCAATATGCGACTATACATCAATGGCAACAACCTCTTGCTGTGGACCGACATGCCCGATGACAGGGAATCCAACTTTGGAGGGCCATCTTGGCAAGGAGCCTATCCGACAGTAAGAAGGATCAACTTGGGTCTTAATGTTACATTCTAA
- a CDS encoding RagB/SusD family nutrient uptake outer membrane protein — translation MNNYIKSLLRATIWVAMFFVVSACEDYLERAPESIISEEQAFQNFTNFQGYVEELYHCVPNFTLSNWVSSWNWGEDEIESTAGTFTFSYNVDRGNFWAWQVENGAGNNGWLDANGTNTNRDHKNKGLWPLAWYAIRKANMGLENLSLMKDATEEERQLIEGQLLFFRAWFHFSLIQYFGGMPYVDQVLPSDEQLTLPRLSYHECADRVAQDLERAVDLLPIDWDDTTTGRRTLGKNQLRINKIMALGYLGKNYLWAGSPLMNSVSTGSQTYHAEYCKKAADTFGELLQLVESGETQYALLPFEQYNDNFYTMGQNWALAGGTEAIFRSTYYSANDTHWRISKQYKPTFMDEGDPTNFYPTANYVHDNFGMANGLPLPDDITQADPASGYDPNYPWKDRDPRFYKTIVYDGVKVVQGAIPDANQEINRYANLHTGGSYREVVTGSLSGYASRKFSPLAANKYDRAYDWGSALHINVPYMRLADIYLMYAEATLMGYNSLGAPSNTFSKTPLEAVNLIRERAGIPGVQDRFLGSVGDFLSELRRERAVELAFERHRFNDLRRWMLLTEEPYTTKTSFEFDRAGEFNTDDPTENRIVNMREEVIIERNFTSKHYWLPLKLADVSLYPDFYQNPGW, via the coding sequence ATGAACAATTATATAAAATCACTATTGAGGGCAACCATTTGGGTAGCGATGTTTTTTGTCGTATCTGCTTGTGAGGACTACCTAGAGAGAGCTCCGGAATCCATTATTTCCGAGGAGCAGGCCTTCCAGAATTTCACTAATTTTCAGGGATATGTAGAAGAGTTGTACCATTGCGTGCCCAATTTTACTTTGTCTAATTGGGTAAGTTCCTGGAACTGGGGAGAGGATGAAATAGAATCCACAGCGGGTACGTTTACCTTTTCCTATAACGTAGACCGAGGCAATTTTTGGGCGTGGCAAGTAGAAAATGGCGCTGGAAACAATGGCTGGCTGGATGCAAACGGAACCAATACGAACAGGGACCATAAAAACAAGGGGCTCTGGCCACTTGCCTGGTATGCCATCCGCAAAGCCAATATGGGGCTGGAAAACCTTTCCCTGATGAAGGATGCTACCGAGGAAGAGCGGCAATTGATCGAAGGACAGTTGTTGTTTTTCAGGGCTTGGTTCCATTTTTCGTTGATCCAGTATTTTGGGGGAATGCCTTATGTAGACCAAGTATTGCCCAGTGATGAACAATTGACCTTGCCACGCTTAAGTTATCATGAGTGTGCCGATAGGGTGGCTCAGGACTTGGAAAGAGCAGTAGACTTACTGCCGATCGACTGGGATGATACCACGACCGGAAGAAGGACTTTGGGCAAAAACCAGCTGCGGATCAATAAGATCATGGCCTTGGGCTATTTGGGTAAAAATTACCTATGGGCGGGGAGCCCGTTGATGAATTCGGTCTCTACAGGAAGCCAAACTTATCACGCGGAATACTGTAAGAAGGCTGCAGATACTTTTGGAGAACTACTACAACTTGTGGAAAGCGGGGAAACCCAATATGCCTTGCTGCCTTTTGAACAGTATAATGATAATTTCTATACAATGGGGCAAAACTGGGCATTGGCCGGGGGAACAGAGGCTATTTTCAGGTCCACTTATTACTCAGCCAATGATACCCACTGGCGGATTTCAAAACAGTATAAGCCTACTTTCATGGATGAAGGTGATCCGACAAATTTCTACCCTACGGCCAATTATGTCCATGACAACTTTGGGATGGCCAATGGCTTACCGCTACCGGATGACATTACACAGGCTGACCCAGCATCAGGATATGATCCAAACTACCCTTGGAAAGATCGAGACCCACGGTTTTACAAGACCATCGTGTATGACGGTGTAAAAGTGGTTCAGGGCGCCATCCCAGATGCTAATCAGGAAATCAATCGATATGCAAACCTCCATACCGGAGGGAGTTATCGAGAAGTGGTAACAGGAAGCTTATCGGGATATGCTTCGCGTAAATTCTCCCCGCTGGCAGCCAATAAATACGATAGGGCCTATGACTGGGGGAGCGCCCTGCATATCAATGTGCCCTATATGCGGCTGGCAGACATTTATTTAATGTATGCGGAGGCCACATTGATGGGGTACAATAGTTTAGGTGCCCCTTCCAATACCTTTTCTAAGACGCCTTTGGAGGCAGTTAACTTGATCCGTGAGCGCGCGGGGATACCTGGTGTTCAGGACAGGTTTTTGGGGTCTGTAGGTGATTTTCTTTCTGAACTTAGAAGGGAAAGGGCCGTGGAGCTGGCTTTTGAACGGCATCGTTTCAATGACCTTCGCCGGTGGATGCTCCTGACAGAAGAGCCCTATACCACCAAGACCTCCTTTGAGTTTGACCGGGCTGGAGAGTTCAATACCGATGATCCTACAGAGAACCGGATTGTGAACATGAGAGAGGAAGTGATCATCGAACGGAATTTCACTTCCAAACATTATTGGCTACCGCTAAAGCTGGCCGATGTAAGCCTTTATCCGGATTTTTATCAAAATCCTGGATGGTAA